The genomic region GCTCAAGTCGATCCTTGAGGACGCGATTCCTATGACGACGCAGGACGTGGTGATTGTGTTCTGCACGGCGACGGGGATGATCGACGGTCGCTATTCGCAGATCAGTGACGCCCGGAAGATTTATCACGGGACCGTGGACGGAGCGCACTGGAGTGCGATCCAGATCACGACGGCTGCGGGCATCTGCGCTGCGGTGGACCTGCACACACAGAGTAAGTTGCCGCGGAAGGGTTTTGTGGCTCAGGAGCAGGTGCTGCTGGAGGATTTCCTCGCCAACCGTTTCGGTCAGTACTACGACTATGTGGGTCACCCGACGGTCAAGGTGAAGCATGTCGAGGCGGTCATCGAGTCGGTGTAGCGGCGGGGTTTACTGAGCGTTTTGTTTTATTTCCGGGCCAATTGGGTCCGGCCGGCGGGTTTGCTTTGATCACGACATCAATCTGTAAGGACACTGTGGCGATGAGCGATTTTGATTCGGTACTCAAGGGCCTTGGACTGACGAGCCATCCCGACGCGCTGGCGATCGGGCATTCGAGCCGTGCGTGTTCGGGGGCGAGTCTGACGGTGACCAGCCCGATTGATGGTCGCGCGTTGGCGACGATGAAGCTGGCTACGCCCGGGGATGCCGAGAAGGCGATTGATGCGGCAGCCGAGGCGTTTGTGTCGTGGCGGACCGTGCCAGGTCCGCAGCGTGGCGAGCTGGTTCGTCGTTACGGCAACAAGCTGCGGGAGCACAAGCAAGCTCTGGGGGCGCTGGTGACGTGGGAAGTCGGCAAGATCCCGGCTGAGGCGGAGGGTGAAGTCCAGGAAATGATTGATATCTGCGACTTCGCGGTCGGTTTGAGTCGGCAGTTGTATGGCTTGTCGATCCAGAGTGAGCGGCCAGGGCATCGGCTCACGGAGCAGTGGCACCCGCTCGGCGCGATCGGGGTGATCTCGGCATTCAACTTCCCTGTGGCGGTGTGGGCATGGAATGCTGCGTTGGCTTTGGTGTGCGGGGATTCGGTGGTGTGGAAACCGTCGGAGAAGGCCCCGCTTTGTGCGTTGGCGTGTCATGGGTTGCTGATGGAGACGATCAAGGAGTCGGCAGATCTTGAGGCACCGGAGGGGTTGTCGTCAGTGGTGATTGGTTTGCGGGATGTGGGTGAGGCGTTGTCGGGATCGAAGAAGCTGCCGTTGGTGTCGGCGACGGGTTCGGTACCGATGGGCAAAGCGGTGGGTGCTGCGGTAGGTGCTCGGCTCGGCCGGGCGTTGCTGGAGCTGGGCGGAAACAACGCGATGATTGTTACGCCTACGGCTGACCTCGATCTGGCGGTGCGGGCGATCACGTTCTCTGCGGTGGGGACTGCGGGCCAGCGGTGCACAACGCTGCGGCGGCTGATCGTGCATGAGAGCCTGAAAGATGAAGTGGTTGGCAAGCTGGAGAAGATTTTTTCGAGCGTGAAGATCGGCGATCCGACGCAGCCGGGTGTGCTGGTGGGGCCGCTGATTGATGCGGCGGCGGGGGATGCGATGGAGGCCTCGCTGGCGAAGGCCAAGGAGCAAGGCGGGAAGGTCCGTGGCGGCGGGAAGTTGACTGAGGGTGTTCCGGCGGGCGGGACGTATGTGAAGCCAGCGATCGTGGAGATCGATGCCAAGGCTCCGATCGTGCAGCATGAGACGTTTGCTCCGATTCTGTATGTGATGACGTATCGTGACCTGGATGAGGCGATTGCGATCCAGAATCATGTGCCGCAGGGCCTAAGCAGTGCTATTTTTACAGGGAGTGTTCTCGACGCTGAGGTCTTCTGCAGTCCAGCGGGTTCGGACTGCGGGATTGCGAATGTGAACATCGGCACCAGTGGCGCAGAGATCGGTGGCGCGTTCGGCGGCGAGAAGGAGACGGGTGGGGGGCGCGAGAGCGGGTCGGATTCGTGGAAGAACTACATGAGACGTTCGACGAACACGGTGAACTACACGACCGCCCTGCCGTTGGCGCAGGGGATCAAGTTTGATGTTTGACGGTTAGTTTTTTGAAGGGCCCGCCATGATGTTTCGGTTGCTGCCTGCTCTGCTAGCTCTGCTGGTTTCGCCGATGGTGGCGGCTGCCGGGACGATCGAGGTGTTTGGCCGGGTCGGCGATCTGATCCGGGTTGATCTCAAGGCGGCACGGGGTGGGACAAGCTTTGATCTTGGGTCGGTCATTGGCGGCGGGTTTGAGGTCCTGACTTCGGATGATGTGGAGGGACTGCCGTTTGCACAGACCGGGCGTTTTTATGTCGTGCCGGGTGTTGTGAACACGCCAAGGCGGAGCACCGAGTCGATCCTTGACCGAGGGTTCCAGGGGACGGTGCAGGTTCCTGTAACGATTGATGGGCTAGCACAGGATGTCGCTGTCACGGTGCGGCCTGGGTTCACCTACGACGGTCCGCTGCGGATACCTAACGATGGATCGAGTGTGGCGGTCGCGGCGGCGCAGCAGCGGCTGAACTTTCTGGGCTATCAGAAGGCGGGTGGAGGGTCGCTGGTGGTGGACGGGCTGACTGGCGCGGCGACACAGTCGGCGGTCCGGCTGTTTCAGGCGGTGGTGACGGCTACCGGGGAAGTGAATCCCGGCGGGTTTAGTGGGAATCTGGATGCGGGGACTGTGGCTTATCTGAATCTGGGCGGGACGCCGGAGTGGGTGAACCTGATTGACCCTGATCTGCCTTCAGCGGGTGGGCAGCGAGGCGGCGGATCGGTCGTGACGCATCCGAATGGGGTGCGGGGCAACTTCGACATCTGGACCAGCACGAGTGAGCGTTACGCGTCGAGTTGGACGATTGACACGGTGCTGGCGGCATCGGAAGCGATGCCGGGTCAGCACATCAACGCGATGACCATGCGGGACGGTGTGGGGTCGGTCTGCTGTCACAGCACGCACCAGGCGGGGCTGGATATCGATGTGCATATCCCGAGCTCGGTGTGGAACTACGGCAACGGGTCGCTGTCGGCAGATGAGCTGGAGGCGGTCGCGATCATGCGGGCGTTTTATGAGAACACGCCTTCGGGGGCGCGGGTCTGGCGGATCATTGTAAGCAACAACGACGTCCGGGAGGAGTTCAACAGGCAAACGGGGACGTCGGTCGCGGTCGGTGATTCCTCGGGCGTGCACCTGAATCACCTGCATATTGACCTGCAGCGGACGCGGCCGGCGTCGGGGCCTTCGGTGGCTGACGGCGATCTCGACCTGGATGACGTGCTCACTGTGGCGGATATCGACCTACTGGGATCGAATCTGGGCGGGGACCCGTTCTATTTTGATCTCACAGGCGATGGTGTCGTCGATGGCGACGATCTGGATGAGCTGGTGTGGAACGAGTTCGGTACGGTCTACGGGGACGCGAATCTCGATGGCGGGGTTGATCTCATCGACCTGTCGTCGCTGGCTGGTGGGTTCGGGCTAGCGGATCTTGGTTGGGGCGGGGGTGATTTCAACGCCGATGGGATGACGGACCTGATTGACCTGTCGCTGCTGGCCGGGAACTTTGGCGGGGGACAAGGGGTGCCAGAGCCCGTTGGCCAGTTGGCCTTTGTGCTGGCTACGACGATGCTAAGAAGAAAGCCGCGGTGTTAAACCGCGGCTTACAAGGTTTGGGTTGATGGGGTTCCTCACGCAGCACGCCAGAGGTGTGCCATGTGCCACCCGGAATCAGAATGGCATGCCGTCGAGTTCCTTCTTGGCACCCTCGACGACACGGTCCCAGTCGAACGCGGGGCCGGGGTCCTGCTTGACCTCGGTGAGGTGGTAGTGGCCGATGAGGCCGCGGAAGTTTTCCTGTTCTTCCATGGGCATCACGACCATAAGCGGGTCGCCGTTGGGGTCGGTGGGGTACTGAAGTTCGATGAGGGGGAAGACCTTGTGGAGGGCAGCGGTGAGTTTGATGAGGGAGTCATACTGCTCGGGCGTGAGGTCGTACTGGTAACGGGTTTCGTTCTGGACCGGGCCTTCGATCATGTGCTGGCGGATGGGGTAGCCGACGAAGTTCTTGGTGAGGACCCCGCCATCGCCGAGGGATTCGGGGACGGTGATGCGAACACGGCCTTTGTCATCGCGGGCGTACCAGCGGTCGAAGACCGGATCGTTGGGGTCGCGGTAGGCGCCCATGTTGGCGATCTCGATGCCGATGGAGCGGGAGTTGGCGTGACCGGCGTGCCAGGCGCGTTCTTTGAGGTCGAGGGTCTGGTAGATGGTGCCGTCGATGTCGAGCATGAAGTGAACCGAGAGCGTGCGCATGTCATGGAGCACTTTGAAGCACTGCTGGGAGGTCCCACAGACGTCGTAGTGGATGACGAACTGATCCACGGTGCGCTGGAGCAGGGGGAGGTCCCAGCCGCCGCCTCGGATCTGTTCGAGGGTCTCGGCGGGCCAGTCGCCTTTGTGGCGGAGGTTGAAGCGGTTGGGCTCGCGGACGAACTCCTTGGAGGCGTCCCAGTGGGATTCTTCCCAGGCGGAGAAGCGTCGTTCGACGCGGTAGGCGTCGTAGCCGTTGGGGTCGGTCCAGAGGACGACAGGTGCTCCGGTGTGGAAATACTGGCCAGCGGCAACGATCTCGTCGCCTTGGCGTTCGAAGGCGCTGGTGCCGGGGGTGGCGGAGCAGCCGGTCATCAGGAGGATGCCTGTGAGGATGGGCAAGAGGGCGAGTCGGGCAAAGAGGGGCATAAAAAGGCTCCGGAGGGTGTCATGGCTAAAACCGAGCTGCCTGTGGCGAAGTTTTTGGCCTGCGGCCGATGTAAGTCTTATACTAAAGTCTAGAAGATCGCGGAAGTCGATTAATCCCTAATGATGATGTAGAGCCGTCTCGTGGCCTGCGGGTTTTGTGGTTCTGGGTCGGGCTTCCGTGAGTCAAACCAAAATTGAGGACAGATTCTATGAGACTGAGTAAGACCCTAAACAGTGCATTTACGCTGATTGAGTTGCTGGTGGTGATTTCGATCATCGCGCTGCTGATCGGGATCCTGCTGCCGGCCCTGGGGGCGGCGCGGAACACGGCGCGGAATGTGGCATGTTTGTCGAACATTCGGCAGTTGGCGATAGCGAACTACTCGTACGCTACAGACAATGCTGGCTTCTATGTCCGACATGCCGAAAGCATGACTGCCAGTCCATTTTCCATGCGACTTGGGAATACTACTGAGTACTGGTGGTCATCAAAGCTAGTCTTGGGCAGCTACATGCCTGGACCTGCAACTTTTACTTGCCCAAGCTTCGAGACTTCACACTCGGAACTGCTTGAAGCGGGTATTGATCGGACCGGTAGTTCCTCGGATGCTAACCACCCCGGGAACAGCCGATGGAACACGGTGCATTACGGTGCCAATGCTTTTTTCCTGACCAATAGCTTCTGGTTCGGCAAGCTTGGCACCGGCTTCACCATCCCAGGCATTAGCGTTAGTCAAATGGATGCTCAATATCAACAGAACCAGAGCTTGAACGTAGTGACGTCAGAAGGGCCAATCAATACCGCCAATCTGGATTGGGTTCGTAATCCTACCGAGACGATTGCTTTTGCAGATTCAAAGGACAGGGCATTGGAGCTCTCTTCGTCCGGAGGCGGGTCGGGTCAGCGTGGCGGAGGTTCTTCGGCGGGTGGCTTGAACCAAGGCGGTGCGACACAGGGTGTTGGGTATCTGTATCCGGCTGGTGATGCCGCTGCTGGACAGGGAGGCTATGCACACGCCAGGCACAGCAATAGCATCAATGTTGCATGGGCGGATGGACATGCAAGTCCGGTAGCTATCGATCCTGAGCCAGGACTGGATGTTCCTGATGACCCTTACGACCTGAACGAACTGACCTCAATTCGTGCAAGCGATATCGAGGGCGTTAGTGCTGGTGGCGGGCAACGTG from Phycisphaeraceae bacterium harbors:
- a CDS encoding aldehyde dehydrogenase family protein, which encodes MSDFDSVLKGLGLTSHPDALAIGHSSRACSGASLTVTSPIDGRALATMKLATPGDAEKAIDAAAEAFVSWRTVPGPQRGELVRRYGNKLREHKQALGALVTWEVGKIPAEAEGEVQEMIDICDFAVGLSRQLYGLSIQSERPGHRLTEQWHPLGAIGVISAFNFPVAVWAWNAALALVCGDSVVWKPSEKAPLCALACHGLLMETIKESADLEAPEGLSSVVIGLRDVGEALSGSKKLPLVSATGSVPMGKAVGAAVGARLGRALLELGGNNAMIVTPTADLDLAVRAITFSAVGTAGQRCTTLRRLIVHESLKDEVVGKLEKIFSSVKIGDPTQPGVLVGPLIDAAAGDAMEASLAKAKEQGGKVRGGGKLTEGVPAGGTYVKPAIVEIDAKAPIVQHETFAPILYVMTYRDLDEAIAIQNHVPQGLSSAIFTGSVLDAEVFCSPAGSDCGIANVNIGTSGAEIGGAFGGEKETGGGRESGSDSWKNYMRRSTNTVNYTTALPLAQGIKFDV
- a CDS encoding peptidoglycan-binding protein gives rise to the protein MMFRLLPALLALLVSPMVAAAGTIEVFGRVGDLIRVDLKAARGGTSFDLGSVIGGGFEVLTSDDVEGLPFAQTGRFYVVPGVVNTPRRSTESILDRGFQGTVQVPVTIDGLAQDVAVTVRPGFTYDGPLRIPNDGSSVAVAAAQQRLNFLGYQKAGGGSLVVDGLTGAATQSAVRLFQAVVTATGEVNPGGFSGNLDAGTVAYLNLGGTPEWVNLIDPDLPSAGGQRGGGSVVTHPNGVRGNFDIWTSTSERYASSWTIDTVLAASEAMPGQHINAMTMRDGVGSVCCHSTHQAGLDIDVHIPSSVWNYGNGSLSADELEAVAIMRAFYENTPSGARVWRIIVSNNDVREEFNRQTGTSVAVGDSSGVHLNHLHIDLQRTRPASGPSVADGDLDLDDVLTVADIDLLGSNLGGDPFYFDLTGDGVVDGDDLDELVWNEFGTVYGDANLDGGVDLIDLSSLAGGFGLADLGWGGGDFNADGMTDLIDLSLLAGNFGGGQGVPEPVGQLAFVLATTMLRRKPRC
- a CDS encoding peptidoglycan recognition family protein, whose translation is MPLFARLALLPILTGILLMTGCSATPGTSAFERQGDEIVAAGQYFHTGAPVVLWTDPNGYDAYRVERRFSAWEESHWDASKEFVREPNRFNLRHKGDWPAETLEQIRGGGWDLPLLQRTVDQFVIHYDVCGTSQQCFKVLHDMRTLSVHFMLDIDGTIYQTLDLKERAWHAGHANSRSIGIEIANMGAYRDPNDPVFDRWYARDDKGRVRITVPESLGDGGVLTKNFVGYPIRQHMIEGPVQNETRYQYDLTPEQYDSLIKLTAALHKVFPLIELQYPTDPNGDPLMVVMPMEEQENFRGLIGHYHLTEVKQDPGPAFDWDRVVEGAKKELDGMPF
- a CDS encoding prepilin-type N-terminal cleavage/methylation domain-containing protein, with amino-acid sequence MRLSKTLNSAFTLIELLVVISIIALLIGILLPALGAARNTARNVACLSNIRQLAIANYSYATDNAGFYVRHAESMTASPFSMRLGNTTEYWWSSKLVLGSYMPGPATFTCPSFETSHSELLEAGIDRTGSSSDANHPGNSRWNTVHYGANAFFLTNSFWFGKLGTGFTIPGISVSQMDAQYQQNQSLNVVTSEGPINTANLDWVRNPTETIAFADSKDRALELSSSGGGSGQRGGGSSAGGLNQGGATQGVGYLYPAGDAAAGQGGYAHARHSNSINVAWADGHASPVAIDPEPGLDVPDDPYDLNELTSIRASDIEGVSAGGGQRGGGTTNSNVQGGAYLDNPWDLW